Part of the Amblyraja radiata isolate CabotCenter1 chromosome 34, sAmbRad1.1.pri, whole genome shotgun sequence genome, AGCTCCCCTTACCAGTCTCATCTGTCGCCACCCACGAGTTCTGATCTATTTCCACTACCCCTGAAAAGTCCAAAAATTCCTTCCCATACCAATCTCATCCATGGATGCATTGCAGCCTGGTTTGGTAAATCAAATGCCCAGGGACAAATGCTCTGCAGAAGGTTGTagacactgctgaatccatcacaGGTATTGAATTTCCTATCATAAAAGGGATTTaaaggaagcactgcctcaaagaGGCTACTAATATCAAAGATACACACCACCCAGGCCAGGCTCTAATTTTGCTGTTACCATCAGGAGCCAAAGAACCATAACCTCAAGGTTCAAAACCAGTTTTTTCAATCAACCATACCTTGAACCACACTTCACAACCCTGACCACAACGATACCTCAGCTCCGACCTACTATGGGCTTTGTTTCTACTGTGTTCAGCTCCGATCTACTACAGACACCTCTCACCAACCTGTCCACTAACCTTGCAAATCTCCCTTCCCATCCCccaacacttcttcttcttgcgtatggtgtgcacagcctaaagttgtaaggcaacttgttctatttgatcttatttgattgtgcacaccaggttgattgcatttgtcaaaacagggcggaccacgtgaagggtgcaatctcccaccccaccccaccccccaactcGACACCTCATCTCTCCGGCCTTCCTACAACCTGACACTTCACTCCTCCATCTCTTAATGCCAACACCTCTCTGTTGGATTGAATTGCAGTTATTTTAATGTGAGAGATTTGACAGATAAAGCAGATTAACTCAGGGTATGGATAGGTATGTGCAACTGGCATGTTGTAGCCATTACAGATACCTAGCGAATAGAGGGACAGgattggcagcttaatgttccaggtgcTATAGGATATATAGAGACGGGGTAAAATAGGAGGGGGTGTTGCTTTATTGAAGAAGCAGCCAGACCAGCGAGCGATTGGATTGGCTGAAGGAAGGCTTTCTCCTAGGTAAGTAAAGTTCTGGAGATTTAAAAAGAGAGCCAAGACTCAGCCTGTGGCAATTACCTTGAAAGTCGCAgatgagcagcagcagcagccagaccAGCGAGTGAATGATGGAGTGGATTGGCTGAGATATCCTAATTAGTTGAATGGTTAGTTGACTTGATTAGATAAAATTAAGTTCAGGTCTAGGTGGGCAGCCTTGTTGTTGAGGGGAATTGCCTAGGTGAGGTAAAGTGCGAGTTTTCGGCTCAAGAGACTtcggcaaggaggctacacttgattCCACTGAagtaatggcaggcaagttgttaCAGTGTCTCTCTTGCATGATATGGGAAGTTAGGGACATTGTTGGTGCCTCTGACAACTATACCCgtggaaattgtgtccaggtgcagctcctgaaggacggcattagggaactggagcagcagctggatgacctcaagaTCATATGGGAAAcagagtttcctggacaagacctacagtgaggttgtcacatcgacgatacaggaagagcgaaggtgggtgacaaCGAGGAAGAGAAGTAAACATTGAGTGCAGGAGCCCCCCCCCGTAGCTGTACCTATTGTAAACAgatacaccctcttgggagctggcGGAGCGGACGACACAACAAGATTGAGTGGCAGACAGGACTGTGACTCCAACCCTGGGGCTGAGGCTCAACGgggaagagtgacgtcaggcagagccgtagtggtgggggactctatagtcagagaTGTGGATGGGAGATTCTGTCGCAACAGGCGAAACATCAGGATGATATTGTTTCCAGGATCCAGGACACCTCGGAGCGGCTGCACGGCATTCTCAAGAGTGAGGGagagcagccggaggttgttgtgcatgttggaaCGGTGGATATAGGCAGGATTAATAGGATGTTTTGCAACACGAGTTTCCGAGATGGGTATAAGAcggaaaagcaggacctgcagggtagtgctctcaggattgcttccagtacattgtgctagtgaaggtaagacAGCGGAAATGAATATGTGGctcaggagttggtgcagggggcaaggatttagatttctggatcattgggatctcttctggggcaggggtgacctgtacaaaagggacgggttgcaccttaactgaagAGGGACAAGCATCCTAGCGGGAAGGGTTGttaatgctacacgggagggtttaagCTAGATTGGCAGGGGAGTGGGATCTCGCACAGGACAGAGACACGTGAGAGGCTAGTTGGTATGGAggatggtgtgggaaaggttagtggacaggataggcaggtgaaaggtggAATCTCTGCTGTTTGAAGGATGTTGTTCACCTAGAAACAGAGTAGTGACAACTTGCAAGGATGTTGCAagtacttgagggcctgagttataggaggTTGGGCATGCAAATACTTTATTCTttgtagtgcaggaggctgagggattatcttatagaggtatataagataaTGTGGGGGAtagttagggtgaatgcacagaggcctctacccagagtaggaaaatcaagaacctcgggacatgggtttaagctgagagggaaaagatttaataggaacccgagggtcaacattttctacacagagggtagtaggtataactaatgaactgccagaggaggtaatcaaggcaggtactataacaacatttaaattacatttggaagggtacatggataggaaatgtttatagggatatggactaaacacagGCAGACAgggcttgtgtagatggggcatcttgtttggcataggCAAATTGAGCCAaatgatctgtttccatgctgtatgactcctccCCCTCCAACCTGACCCCTCTTCTTCCCGTACCACACCCCAGCTCAATTTCTTAGACCCCCCAACCCAACACCTCCACCCTAACTCTCTCCCACAAATCCCCTCCATCCATTGTCCTATTACATCTGCCCCCCAATCACCCCATCCCCAACAAAGATGCCACCCCCATTCTCCTCATCCCCTAACCATACACATCTGCCCCCCGCAACCCCATCATCCCCTAACCTGTGATACAACTGCCTCCAATCTCCCCATCCCCAAACTCCAACACATCTGCCCCACAATCTCCCCATCCCCAAACTCCACAATCTCCCCATCCCCAAACTCCACAATCTCCCCATCCCCAAACTCCACATCTGCCCCACAATCTCCCCATCCCCAAACTCCACATCTGCCCCacaatctccccatccccctcccccaattcACCTTCATTCCCTAACCCGACACATCTGCCCCGCAATTCCCCCTTTACCCCACCCGATACTTCTCCCCAATCTTGCCTCGTCCCCCCAACCCAAATCCTTCCCCCTACGGGCCCAACCTCCTTCCAGCACATTTGCTCCACGCTCTGACCTTGTCCTCAGCGCCGTCCACGCTGCGTCAATGTCAGCGTAAAGGTTCTTCTCGGACGGTTTCCCGTTGCTGGCTCCGTAACCCGAGTAATCGTAGGAGAAGACGTTGCAGTTGATGCGGGAGCCCAGGCCGATGTAGAAGCTGCACATCTGGCCCAGGTCCACGGCGTTGCCGTGCGAGAAGAGCAGCGTGTAGCGGGAGTTAGGGGCGCAGCGGACGAACATGCAGCCGATGCGGGTGCCGCGGCTGGTGCGGGTGAAGAACACCTCCAGCGAGTCGAGCTCCCGCTGCGTGTACTGCCAGTCGGCCCGATCCGACAGGTGCAAAGTGTTGCTCGTCTCCTCCACCAGCATCGAGTAGGTGGGCTCGGGTGGGAGGAAAGCGAGCTTGGCTGCGATGCGGCTCGGGCACGGCGGGCAGCAGAAGAGCCAGCACAGCTCGCTGAGAGAGAAGCCATTCATCCTGAGGGAGGGAGGCAGGCGCTCGCCCGCCCGCTCTCGCCGGCCCCGTTACCAGGCAGCGGGCACGCGCGGCGGAGGCGCCAAATAACGGTCACAGCCGCGAGCGCCCGCTGACGACAGGTAAACTGGGCCGCACGAGCAGGGGCGCGCGGGGAGGTGTCGCCCGGACTCCGCTCGCGCCAACTCACTCGCCCGCTCACTCATAAACCGTCCGCGGCGCGAGGCGGCCAGGCCGCCGGCCCGCGCTCCCGACCAGGCGGCACTTCCGGTCGGCCGTGGGTACCTCTCACAACAGCAGGAAAATCCCTCCAAAGTAACACCACCAAAGTAAGTCGCTTGTAACGCTGACTGCTTCTTGAGAACACGGAACGACCCCACACGAGCGCTGTTTTGATACTGTTGGGTAAAAACACCCGGGAGAGGTGGCTTGGTCACTGTAGGAGAGGATGGGGTGggaatcttaaggggttggacaggctagatgcaggaagattgttcccgatgttggggaagtccagaacaggggggtcacagtttaaggataagggggaaatcttttaggaccgagatgaggaaaacatttttcacacagggagtggtgaatctgtggaattctctgccacagaaggtagttgaggccagttcattggctatatttaagagggagttagatgtggctaaagggatcagggggtatggagggaaggcaggtacaggatactgagttggatgatcagccatgatcatattgaatggtggtgcaggctcgaagggccgaatggcctactcctgcacctattttctatatttctatgaatatTGATTGAGCTGGTAACAACAGGCCAGTATCTAGGTCAATTCCTGGTGATCCCGCAGTTTTATTATTTTGGATTCAATGACACAACCAAATGGTTTGCTGGGCCTTTTCAGCGGGTAGATACGAATCAATAGTTCAAATGTATTTGATTGTCTCATTCACCTAGGTACAGTAAACTTTATTTTATCCATACACTAGTAAAAATCTTACAAATCTTCCCAAGCCCACCAGCAGGACTGGCTTCCTCGCCGTGGCCAGTGGACCAAGGATTGCCCGGGAGACCCGCTTGCCTGCTGCGGACTGAGGACTTGGAGGTGCTGTCGGTGGGCCAGGCTCACCCACCACGGACTGAGAACTCGCTCACTAAGGATGGAGGACCAGCCCAATATGCCTAGCTCACCCATCGCAGGCCACGAACTCGGCCACGACCACCGAGAGCGTGGGCAACTGTCGAGAGTGAGGTGGACCGTCGAAAGTACAGGGGGTCCAGCGCCGCCGAGAACATAAGGGGGCTGTCATTAACGATCGTGGAACCCGGCAGAGATTGACGGGGTGGCTGCTTGCTGCCACATGTGGCGGGAGGCATGGTTCGTCATTGCGGGCAGAAGATAACTGTGCGAACTGTTGGTagcagaaacgtggcgactcttgtgtatggCCTggttgaggtctgctgtatgattttaccaggttgtatgaAACACAAAGCATTTccctgtatctaggtacatgtgactataaagtgtcattgaatacataagcacaatcattcTTAAATACAAATATGTAAGAAAACTAGATCACACGAAGGCAATGTATATGAGCCACCATATTTCCAACACCATCTTGCATCTTTCAAGTTTCCAGGTTCTTCAAAATATAGAATTTTAACTTGGCTTAAAGGCATGGTGAATCAACCACATTCCTACTCGTCTGTGCACAAATAAGAAtggtgtttatgagtgtatgttGTTATTTCCTTCTCCAAAGATATTGATtatttaaatgtgtaggaaggacctgcagatgctggtttaaaccgaagatagaagaagtaactcagcgggacaggcagcatctctggagagaaacaatgggtgacgtttccagtcaagacccttgttcagactgagacatgggaaagggaaactcgagatatggaaggatacaaagattatgtaaggtgtgaaaaggacagatcaaagcagacgatgatcaaggagatGTTCAATGTTGGTTAAGGGGAAAGTGACAATGtgacatacaaacagtaaaattaatcagcagGACAATGAAACtaatcagagaactagggtgggggagggacagaatgagggaaagcaagggttataagATAAACCATTATTCAtctgttgggttgtaagttgcccaagcgaaatatgaggtgatattCCTTcattttgcatttggcctcattctgacagtggaggaggcccaggacagaaaggtcagtatgggaatgggaggagggggttaaagtgtttagcaaccgggagatggcgtaggcccaggcggaccgagcgaaggtgttcaacaaACGACCtccgagtctgcacttggtctcaccaacaAGGAGTCCATACCTTAAAAGTGAATACAGAACTAAATGTGTTTTTACAACAGTCTGGTAATGTTTCATGCCCATCATGTCCAAGACTAGCAGTTCTGCATTTTAAAACTTTTCAGATTATTTGCTGAATCTAAGTATCAGAAATGCTAAAATAGGATTTGAAGGATCTGGAGAGTTTTGTCCATCTTTAGGTGATTTGTCAGATGAGAATTCACTGAATAAATGTATGAGAAATTTTGTGAATAGCATGTAAAAATTGAGTACTTGTTAAATGGTGAGAGATTTGAGACTGTTGAAATGTGTGCTTGTACACAGGTTGCTGAAGGTCAAGGTACAAGTGGCGCAAGTGATTAAGAGGTCAGTTTAAGATGTTAATTATGAGCATGTTTATTTATAGGGGTAAAGATGTTTTACTGCAATTGAATTGGGCCTTGGTGAGAAGGCAATTGGAGCACTCATtatgtacagatttggtctccttacCTGGGAAAGAATGtacttgccataaagggagtgcaGTGCACATTCACAGGACTGATTCTCGGGAAGGCAGATTGTCACATGAAGAGACATTGATTTGAGTGTATCTGTATTCACAAAAGTTTAGAAAAATGACAGGAAATCTTATCAAAATATAAAGGAAAGTTATTCCCACTGGAGGAAGAATCTAGGTCTATGGGGGCACGGGTTCACAATAAAGAGATGAACATACAATAGAGTACagcagagcacaggaacaggcctttcagcccacaatgtttatgctgaaCATGACATCAAATTAAACCTCTGCCGGCCAATGCTCCAAATCCTTTGAtttcctgcatacccatgtgcctatctaaaagcctcttaaatgcctctatcgtatTTGTTTCCACACCAATCCCAGGCAGAACGTTACAGGCATCCagtactctgtgtaaaaaaaaaaaacttgccccaatgcatctaatttaaaaaaattccctTCTGATGTTATGCACTGTAATATTTGACcatttcactttggggaaaaggttctgtctaTTTTATCcaagtctctcataattttagaaacttctgtcaggtctccactTAGCCTCCAAttctccagaaaaaacaatccaagtttgtctaaccgTTCTTTATAGCCaattccctctaatccaggcagcatggtTGGTAAACATttccctctccaaagtctccatatCCTTTCTACATTCCGgcaaacagaactgcacacaatactccaaatgtggctgaaCCAATGTttaataaagctgcaacatgacttcctgactcttatgttcaatgccctgactgtgaaagcaagcataccatatacagtggcttgcaaaagttttcataccccttgaacttttccacattttgtcacgttacaaccacaaacgtgaatgcattttattgggattttatgtgatagaccaacacaaagtggtgcataattgtgaagtggaagggaaatgatacatggttttcaattttttttacaaataaaaaactgaaaagtgtggcgtgcaaaagtattcagcccccctgagtcaatactttgtagaaccacctttcgctgcaattacagctgcacatctagagactgaaatttttgcccattcttctttgcaaaatagctcaagctcagtcagattggatggagagcgtctgtgaacagcaattttcaagtcttgccagagattctcaattggatttaggtctggactttgactgggccattctaacacatgaatatgctttgatctaaaccattccattgtagctctggctgtatgtttagggtcgttgtcctgctggaaggtgaacctccgccccagtctcaagtcttttgcagactctaacaggttttcttccaagattgtcctgtatttggctccatccatcttcccatcaactctgaccagcttccctgtccctgctgaagaaaagcatccccacagcatgatgctgccaccaccatgtttcacagtggggatggtgtgttcaaggtgatgtgcagtgttagttttccgccacacatagcgttttgcatttaggccaaaaacttcaattttggtctcatctgaccagagcaccttcctccacatgtttgctgtgtcccccacatggcttgtggcaaactgcaaacgggacttcttatggctttttttcaacaatggctttcttcttgccactcttccataaaggcccgatttgtggagtgcacgactaatagttgtcctgtggacagattctcccacctgagctgtggatatctgcagctcctccagagttaccatgggcctcttggctgcttctctgatcaatgctctccttgcctggcctgtcagtttaggtggacggccatgtcttggtaggtttgcagttgtgccatactctttccattttcggatgatggattgaacagtgctccgtgagatgttcaaagcttgggatatttttttataacctaaccctgctttaaacttctccacaactttatccctgccttgtctggtgtgttccttgggcttcatgatgctgtttgttcactaatgttctctaacaaacctctgaggccttcacagaacagctgtatttatactgagattagattacacacaagtggactctatttactaattaggtgacttctgaaggcaattggttgcactggattttatttaggggtatcagagtaaagggggctgaatacttttgcacgccacacttttcagttttttatttgtaaaaaaatttgaaaaccatgtatcattttccttccacttcacaattatgcgccactttgtgttggtctatcacataaaatcccaataaaatacatttacgtttgtggttgtaacgtgacaaaatgtggaaaagttcaaggggtatgaatacttttgcaagccacttacATTCTTTACCACtcgatctacttgtgttgccactttcagggatctaTTGTTTTGGACCACAAGATTCCTCTGTGTATCAGTGTTGTTATGGGTCTTGACCATTGACTAGTTATTGACTTAAGGAAATATGGTGTACatgccccagtcagcatcaattATGCCGAAGTGGAGAGGGTCGAGTGCTTCAAGTACCTTGGTGTAAATATCATCACTAATCTGTTCTattccaaccacattgaagccatGGCTAaggaagcacaccaacacctttacttcctcagaagacttagGAAATTTGGCACGTTTCCAACGTCTCTTGTCGATAACACTAATCAGCATTCTCCTCCATCTACAATTAACATTGTCTTGGGAAAgcaggcaacataatcaaggaccatttacaccctgatcattccctcttctctttcCCATCAGGCGGAAAAtgtaaaagttttttaaaaggcTTTTCTACTTAATATTGTGGAGAGTTAAATTTGCACAAGAAGTGTTTTGGAAACTGGACTGGAATGTAGAGAAACATATTCTGGGAAGGATATTGGAAAGGATGGCAGAggggttgtagttgttgaaagaaAGGGGCTTGAGAGAGGTCATAGGTtgggaagggaaaggagagaattataggaagagtgggggGAAAGGAAAGAAGGATTCAATTTGCTGTGATAATTGGAGGATGGTCATCTATGAAGATAATCAGGAAGGACCAAATGGAGTGGATTGGTGGTAGATTAGGTTGACATTCATTGAACATTTATAGCATTCTAGGAAAAAAATCAACAATTTTTCAACTAATTAACTGGTCCAAGTAATTAAAACACATTGCTTTTGGGTATTATTTTATCTGAGGTTTGCTTGACAAAATTTATCTTTCCTCTTATATTTTGTAAGATTTGTCTCCATGTGTGTTGAAAGGCATATGGAAAATGTATTTGTCCAATGCGAGTAGCATGGATCATATTGCTTTAACTATTCATTGATATATTTTTGTTTAATTATGCACAAACATTACCTTTATTTTAATATCTTAATCTTTTAAACCAAATGAACATAATAGTGCATTTCAAAACCTACAAAGCAATTTATTTAGAGAACTATCTGTACCAATGACAAATGGGTTAATATCAGGCTAACATCCATGGAATTGGAAAATTAGAGGAAAGTCCTCTTGAATAGTAATTATATGCTAAAAAATGAAATGTTATAGAAGTATCCGGAATCAGAAACAGGAAAAGGATATGAAACAGCTGAAAAGTCAGATTGCATCAATTTATTTCCATTAAAATTGTTCCCCCGGAGGCAGTGAATTTTACATAATATAGTCGCAAACAGTCCATCATTGAGTGAAAATTACAAATTTGATATGGTGGACATTTTTAATTTCCACCACCAAATGCTATTACTATCATGTCTTACCATTAGTTAGTGTTTCCCAACATACAAAAAAAGTATGTAACCCAAGATTTTGTCTTTCCAATGTACAAAATAATAATTGTGTTCTTTAATTTTATCTGTAAGCTCCTGATCCTTATTAAATCTAAGCAGAGATATTATTCCAGAATTTGCTAGAATAATAAGTGCATGAATGGTTACGGATGGTAATTTCAGCACTCCCTGTCTAACAACCACCCATCATTCCCCCTGTAGATGGCCGTGAAGAATCAATATGCTGAGAATGAGAATTCACCACAAATTATTGGAATAATTGATTTTGTTTAAAACTGGAATTTGTTTTCCACCTCCATGTGAGTTAAAAAATTGCTGCATCTGAGCCATAATAGCACATTAAAGCTATTACCAACGAATAGGGTTAGCAATTAATAATATAAGGACTATTGTACTGTGAACATTTATGTGATTGCAATGTTTTTCTGGTACAAAGCAACAATAGAATCAGTGAAGCATTCCTTTCGATGGGTAAACTGTCTCAGAACTTACTGTTACtcgttttttaaatctttttgtaTTAGTCTCTTTTTTCTGTCTTCCTTAATCTGTCCCTAACCCTTTGTTGCAATAAACATGCACTGCCTATGGCACTATTGCCTAGTAGCATTTTctgaaacaaaatggacgaaaatATATTGGAAGTGAGTTTAAAGAGA contains:
- the abhd17c gene encoding alpha/beta hydrolase domain-containing protein 17C produces the protein MNGFSLSELCWLFCCPPCPSRIAAKLAFLPPEPTYSMLVEETSNTLHLSDRADWQYTQRELDSLEVFFTRTSRGTRIGCMFVRCAPNSRYTLLFSHGNAVDLGQMCSFYIGLGSRINCNVFSYDYSGYGASNGKPSEKNLYADIDAAWTALRTRYGVSPENIILYGQSIGTVPTVDLASRYECAAVILHSPLMSGLRVAFPDARKTFCFDAFPSIDKITKVASPVLVIHGTEDEVIDFSHGLTMYEQCPRAVEPLWVEGAGHNDIELYAQYLERLKQFISHELPVS